A single genomic interval of Monodelphis domestica isolate mMonDom1 chromosome X, mMonDom1.pri, whole genome shotgun sequence harbors:
- the RBM10 gene encoding RNA-binding protein 10 isoform X6, whose amino-acid sequence MEYERRGGRGDRTGRYGATDRSLQDDGLDSRSQRDHDYRDMDYRSYPRDFNSQEPRHDYDDSSEEQSAEDSYEASSGSETQQRKRDSPTEPLGFPGDGDYRDQDYRTEQGEEEEEEKASHIIMLRMLPQAAAENDIRAQLQSHGIQAREVRLMRNKSSGQSRGFAFVEFSHLQDAARWMEANQHSLSILGQKVSMHYSDPKPKINEDWLCNKCGVQNFKRREKCFKCGVPKSEAEQKLPLGARLDPQMMPLGGRELSQGLLPLPQPYPAQGLLAPQALSQGSEPTSENANDTIILRNLNPHSTMDSILGALAPYAVLSSSNVRVIKDKQTQLNRGFAFIQLSTIEAAQLLQILQALHPPLTIDGKTINVEFAKGSKRDMASSDGSRINAASVASTAIAAAQWAISQASQGGEGSWAAPEEPAGEYNYYHQDETYCGPSTEATLYGHSGYLKGATKALGVASSKGDPAAAGTEATLEPCVPGVEAVPLIQAFPRAQASTMTSVYQQPGPEGASAQGIVPNTQAQPYTIVSPAVLKAELLSPAQPSSAPPPTTSPAAQDSYGQYPIPDVSTYQYDETSGYYYDPQTGLYYDPNSQYYYNSQSQQYLYWDGERRTYVPALEQVTDGHKETGGTLKEGKEKKEKHKTKTAQQIAKDMERWARSLNKQKENFKNSFQPISSLREDERRESATADAGYAILEKKGTLAERQHTTIELPKLTSDDRLSPPRGLVAAYSGESDSEEEPERNAEREERLTDWQKLACLLCRRQFPSKEALIRHQQLSGLHKQNLEIHRRAHLSENELEALEKSDMEAQTRVRGSGLGARGSSYGITASESYKESLHKTMLTRFNEAE is encoded by the exons ACCGAAGCCTCCAGGATGATGGACTGGACAGCCGCAGTCAGAGAGACCACGATTACCGGGACATGGATTACCGCTCCTATCCCCGGGACTTCAACAGCCAAGAACCCCGCCACGATTATGACGACTCATCTGAGGAGCAGAGTGCAGAG GATTCCTATGAGGCTTCCTCAGGTTCTGAGACACAGCAGCGTAAGCGAGACAGCCCAACTGAGCCCCTGGGCTTCCCTGGAGATGGGGACTACCGGGACCAGGACTATCGAACCGagcaaggggaggaggaggaggaagagaaagccaGTCATATCATCATGCTGAGAATGCTGCCTCAGGCGGCTGCAGAGAACGAC ATCCGAGCACAGCTGCAGTCCCATGGGATCCAGGCCCGGGAAGTACGGCTGATGAGGAACAAGTCGTCAG GTCAGAGCCGGGGCTTCGCCTTCGTCGAGTTTAGTCACTTGCAGGACGCTGCACGATGGATGGAAGCCAATCAG CACTCCCTCAGCATCCTGGGCCAGAAGGTCTCCATGCACTACAGTGACCCCAAACCCAAAATTAATGAGGATTGGCTTTGCAACAAG TGCGGAGTCCAGAACTTCAAACGTCGGGAGAAATGTTTCAAGTGTGGTGTACCCAAGTCAG AGGCTGAGCAGAAGCTGCCACTGGGTGCACGGCTGGATCCACAGATGATGCCTCTGGGTGGCCGGGAGCTGAGCCAGGgcctgctccccctcccccagccctacCCAGCCCAGGGGCTCTTGGCCCCCCAGGCCCTGTCCCAGGGCTCTGAGCCCACTTCGGAAAATGCCAATGACA CCATCATTCTACGAAACCTGAACCCCCATAGCACTATGGACTCGATCCTGGGAGCCCTGGCCCCATATGCTGTGTTGTCCTCCTCCAATGTCCGGGTCATCAAGGATAAGCAGACACAACTGAATCGAGGCTTTGCCTTCATTCAGCTCTCCACCATC GAGGCTGCTCAGTTACTTCAGATCCTCCAGGCCCTCCACCCCCCTCTCACTATTGATGGCAAGACCATCAATGTGGAGTTTGCCAAGGGCTCTAAGAG GGACATGGCCTCCAGTGATGGCAGCCGCATTAATGCTGCTTCTGTTGCCAGCACGGCAATTGCTGCTGCCCAGTGGGCCATCTCACAG GCATCCCAGGGCGGGGAGGGGAGCTGGGCAGCACCTGAGGAGCCAGCAGGAGAATACAACTACTACCACCAAGATGAGACCTATTGTGGCCCCAGCACTGAGGCCACACTCTATGGCCACAGTGGCTACCTGAAAGGTGCCACCAAAGCATTGGGTGTGGCTAGCAGCAAGGGAGATCCTGCTGCAGCAG GCACCGAAGCCACCTTGGAACCCTGTGTACCTGGTGTTGAGGCTGTGCCCCTGATCCAGGCCTTTCCTCGTGCCCAAGCCAGTACCATGACCAGCGTCTATCAGCAGCCAGGGCCCGAGGGGGCCAGTGCCCAGGGCATAGTGCCGAACACCCAG GCCCAGCCCTACACAATCGTGTCCCCCGCCGTGTTGAAGGCTGAGCTCCTCAGCCCAGCTCAGCCGAGTTCGGCACCCCCACCCACTACCAGTCCAGCTGCCCAGGACTCCTACGGCCAGTACC CAATCCCTGATGTCTCCACCTATCAATATGATGAGACGTCAGGCTACTACTATGACCCCCAGACAGGACTCTACTATGACCCAAACTCTCAG TATTATTACAACTCCCAGAGTCAGCAGTACCTTTACTGGGATGGGGAGCGGCGCACCTATGTCCCTGCGCTGGAACAGGTAACTGACGGACACAAGGAGACAGGAGGCACCTTGAAGGAGggcaaagagaagaaggaaaagcacAAGACCAAGACAGCCCAGCAG ATAGCTAAGGATATGGAACGTTGGGCCCGAAGCCTCAACAAGCAGAAGGAAAACTTCAAAAACAGCTTCCAGCCCATCAGCTCTCTGCGAGAGGATGAGCGGCGGGAGTCAGCCACAGCTGATGCTGGCTATGCCATCCTGGAGAAGAAG GGGACGCTGGCCGAGAGACAGCATACCACCATAGAGCTTCCAAAGTTGACGAGCGACGACCGCTTG AGTCCACCCCGGGGGCTGGTGGCTGCCTACAGTGGTGAGAGTGACAGTGAGGAGGAGCCTGAGCGCAACGccgagagagaggagagactcaCAGACTGGCAGAAACTGGCATGTCTCCTCTGCCGACGCCAGTTCCCCAGCAAGGAGGCCCTGATCCGCCACCAGCAGCTTTCTGGGTTGCACAAG caAAACCTGGAGATTCATCGACGGGCTCACTTGTCTGAGAATGAGCTAGAGGCCCTGGAGAAGAGTGACATGGAG GCCCAGACTCGTGTCCGTGGCTCAGGATTGGGGGCACGGGGCAGCTCGTATGGCATCACTGCATCCGAGTCCTACAAGGAGAGCCTGCACAAGACCATGCTGACACGCTTCAACGAGGCCGAGTAA
- the RBM10 gene encoding RNA-binding protein 10 isoform X2, with protein MEYERRGGRGDRTGRYGATDRSLQDDGLDSRSQRDHDYRDMDYRSYPRDFNSQEPRHDYDDSSEEQSAEDSYEASSGSETQQRKRDSPTEPLGFPGDGDYRDQDYRTEQGEEEEEEKASHIIMLRMLPQAAAENDIRAQLQSHGIQAREVRLMRNKSSGQSRGFAFVEFSHLQDAARWMEANQHSLSILGQKVSMHYSDPKPKINEDWLCNKCGVQNFKRREKCFKCGVPKSEAEQKLPLGARLDPQMMPLGGRELSQGLLPLPQPYPAQGLLAPQALSQGSEPTSENANDTIILRNLNPHSTMDSILGALAPYAVLSSSNVRVIKDKQTQLNRGFAFIQLSTIEAAQLLQILQALHPPLTIDGKTINVEFAKGSKRDMASSDGSRINAASVASTAIAAAQWAISQASQGGEGSWAAPEEPAGEYNYYHQDETYCGPSTEATLYGHSGYLKGATKALGVASSKGDPAAAGTEATLEPCVPGVEAVPLIQAFPRAQASTMTSVYQQPGPEGASAQGIVPNTQAQPYTIVSPAVLKAELLSPAQPSSAPPPTTSPAAQDSYGQYPIPDVSTYQYDETSGYYYDPQTGLYYDPNSQYYYNSQSQQYLYWDGERRTYVPALEQVTDGHKETGGTLKEGKEKKEKHKTKTAQQIAKDMERWARSLNKQKENFKNSFQPISSLREDERRESATADAGYAILEKKGTLAERQHTTIELPKLTSDDRLSPPRGLVAAYSGESDSEEEPERNAEREERLTDWQKLACLLCRRQFPSKEALIRHQQLSGLHKQNLEIHRRAHLSENELEALEKSDMEMKYRDRAAERREKYGIPEPPEPKKRKSGAVVAATVDFEQPTRDGLGSDNIGSRMLQAMGWKEGSGLGRKKQGIITPIEAQTRVRGSGLGARGSSYGITASESYKESLHKTMLTRFNEAE; from the exons ACCGAAGCCTCCAGGATGATGGACTGGACAGCCGCAGTCAGAGAGACCACGATTACCGGGACATGGATTACCGCTCCTATCCCCGGGACTTCAACAGCCAAGAACCCCGCCACGATTATGACGACTCATCTGAGGAGCAGAGTGCAGAG GATTCCTATGAGGCTTCCTCAGGTTCTGAGACACAGCAGCGTAAGCGAGACAGCCCAACTGAGCCCCTGGGCTTCCCTGGAGATGGGGACTACCGGGACCAGGACTATCGAACCGagcaaggggaggaggaggaggaagagaaagccaGTCATATCATCATGCTGAGAATGCTGCCTCAGGCGGCTGCAGAGAACGAC ATCCGAGCACAGCTGCAGTCCCATGGGATCCAGGCCCGGGAAGTACGGCTGATGAGGAACAAGTCGTCAG GTCAGAGCCGGGGCTTCGCCTTCGTCGAGTTTAGTCACTTGCAGGACGCTGCACGATGGATGGAAGCCAATCAG CACTCCCTCAGCATCCTGGGCCAGAAGGTCTCCATGCACTACAGTGACCCCAAACCCAAAATTAATGAGGATTGGCTTTGCAACAAG TGCGGAGTCCAGAACTTCAAACGTCGGGAGAAATGTTTCAAGTGTGGTGTACCCAAGTCAG AGGCTGAGCAGAAGCTGCCACTGGGTGCACGGCTGGATCCACAGATGATGCCTCTGGGTGGCCGGGAGCTGAGCCAGGgcctgctccccctcccccagccctacCCAGCCCAGGGGCTCTTGGCCCCCCAGGCCCTGTCCCAGGGCTCTGAGCCCACTTCGGAAAATGCCAATGACA CCATCATTCTACGAAACCTGAACCCCCATAGCACTATGGACTCGATCCTGGGAGCCCTGGCCCCATATGCTGTGTTGTCCTCCTCCAATGTCCGGGTCATCAAGGATAAGCAGACACAACTGAATCGAGGCTTTGCCTTCATTCAGCTCTCCACCATC GAGGCTGCTCAGTTACTTCAGATCCTCCAGGCCCTCCACCCCCCTCTCACTATTGATGGCAAGACCATCAATGTGGAGTTTGCCAAGGGCTCTAAGAG GGACATGGCCTCCAGTGATGGCAGCCGCATTAATGCTGCTTCTGTTGCCAGCACGGCAATTGCTGCTGCCCAGTGGGCCATCTCACAG GCATCCCAGGGCGGGGAGGGGAGCTGGGCAGCACCTGAGGAGCCAGCAGGAGAATACAACTACTACCACCAAGATGAGACCTATTGTGGCCCCAGCACTGAGGCCACACTCTATGGCCACAGTGGCTACCTGAAAGGTGCCACCAAAGCATTGGGTGTGGCTAGCAGCAAGGGAGATCCTGCTGCAGCAG GCACCGAAGCCACCTTGGAACCCTGTGTACCTGGTGTTGAGGCTGTGCCCCTGATCCAGGCCTTTCCTCGTGCCCAAGCCAGTACCATGACCAGCGTCTATCAGCAGCCAGGGCCCGAGGGGGCCAGTGCCCAGGGCATAGTGCCGAACACCCAG GCCCAGCCCTACACAATCGTGTCCCCCGCCGTGTTGAAGGCTGAGCTCCTCAGCCCAGCTCAGCCGAGTTCGGCACCCCCACCCACTACCAGTCCAGCTGCCCAGGACTCCTACGGCCAGTACC CAATCCCTGATGTCTCCACCTATCAATATGATGAGACGTCAGGCTACTACTATGACCCCCAGACAGGACTCTACTATGACCCAAACTCTCAG TATTATTACAACTCCCAGAGTCAGCAGTACCTTTACTGGGATGGGGAGCGGCGCACCTATGTCCCTGCGCTGGAACAGGTAACTGACGGACACAAGGAGACAGGAGGCACCTTGAAGGAGggcaaagagaagaaggaaaagcacAAGACCAAGACAGCCCAGCAG ATAGCTAAGGATATGGAACGTTGGGCCCGAAGCCTCAACAAGCAGAAGGAAAACTTCAAAAACAGCTTCCAGCCCATCAGCTCTCTGCGAGAGGATGAGCGGCGGGAGTCAGCCACAGCTGATGCTGGCTATGCCATCCTGGAGAAGAAG GGGACGCTGGCCGAGAGACAGCATACCACCATAGAGCTTCCAAAGTTGACGAGCGACGACCGCTTG AGTCCACCCCGGGGGCTGGTGGCTGCCTACAGTGGTGAGAGTGACAGTGAGGAGGAGCCTGAGCGCAACGccgagagagaggagagactcaCAGACTGGCAGAAACTGGCATGTCTCCTCTGCCGACGCCAGTTCCCCAGCAAGGAGGCCCTGATCCGCCACCAGCAGCTTTCTGGGTTGCACAAG caAAACCTGGAGATTCATCGACGGGCTCACTTGTCTGAGAATGAGCTAGAGGCCCTGGAGAAGAGTGACATGGAG ATGAAGTATAGGGACCGGGCAGCAGAGCGTCGAGAGAAGTATGGCATTCCTGAGCCCCCTGAGCCCAAGAAGAGGAAATCTGGGGCTGTGGTTGCTGCCACTGT GGACTTTGAGCAGCCTACCCGAGATGGGCTGGGCAGTGACAACATTGGCAGCCGTATGCTGCAGGCCATGGGTTGGAAGGAGGGCAGCGGGCTAGGTCGCAAGAAGCAAGGCATTATCACTCCCATTGAG GCCCAGACTCGTGTCCGTGGCTCAGGATTGGGGGCACGGGGCAGCTCGTATGGCATCACTGCATCCGAGTCCTACAAGGAGAGCCTGCACAAGACCATGCTGACACGCTTCAACGAGGCCGAGTAA
- the RBM10 gene encoding RNA-binding protein 10 isoform X4, with protein sequence MEYERRGGRGDRTGRYGATDRSLQDDGLDSRSQRDHDYRDMDYRSYPRDFNSQEPRHDYDDSSEEQSAEDSYEASSGSETQQRKRDSPTEPLGFPGDGDYRDQDYRTEQGEEEEEEKASHIIMLRMLPQAAAENDIRAQLQSHGIQAREVRLMRNKSSGQSRGFAFVEFSHLQDAARWMEANQHSLSILGQKVSMHYSDPKPKINEDWLCNKCGVQNFKRREKCFKCGVPKSAIILRNLNPHSTMDSILGALAPYAVLSSSNVRVIKDKQTQLNRGFAFIQLSTIVEAAQLLQILQALHPPLTIDGKTINVEFAKGSKRDMASSDGSRINAASVASTAIAAAQWAISQASQGGEGSWAAPEEPAGEYNYYHQDETYCGPSTEATLYGHSGYLKGATKALGVASSKGDPAAAGTEATLEPCVPGVEAVPLIQAFPRAQASTMTSVYQQPGPEGASAQGIVPNTQAQPYTIVSPAVLKAELLSPAQPSSAPPPTTSPAAQDSYGQYPIPDVSTYQYDETSGYYYDPQTGLYYDPNSQYYYNSQSQQYLYWDGERRTYVPALEQVTDGHKETGGTLKEGKEKKEKHKTKTAQQIAKDMERWARSLNKQKENFKNSFQPISSLREDERRESATADAGYAILEKKGTLAERQHTTIELPKLTSDDRLSPPRGLVAAYSGESDSEEEPERNAEREERLTDWQKLACLLCRRQFPSKEALIRHQQLSGLHKQNLEIHRRAHLSENELEALEKSDMEMKYRDRAAERREKYGIPEPPEPKKRKSGAVVAATVDFEQPTRDGLGSDNIGSRMLQAMGWKEGSGLGRKKQGIITPIEAQTRVRGSGLGARGSSYGITASESYKESLHKTMLTRFNEAE encoded by the exons ACCGAAGCCTCCAGGATGATGGACTGGACAGCCGCAGTCAGAGAGACCACGATTACCGGGACATGGATTACCGCTCCTATCCCCGGGACTTCAACAGCCAAGAACCCCGCCACGATTATGACGACTCATCTGAGGAGCAGAGTGCAGAG GATTCCTATGAGGCTTCCTCAGGTTCTGAGACACAGCAGCGTAAGCGAGACAGCCCAACTGAGCCCCTGGGCTTCCCTGGAGATGGGGACTACCGGGACCAGGACTATCGAACCGagcaaggggaggaggaggaggaagagaaagccaGTCATATCATCATGCTGAGAATGCTGCCTCAGGCGGCTGCAGAGAACGAC ATCCGAGCACAGCTGCAGTCCCATGGGATCCAGGCCCGGGAAGTACGGCTGATGAGGAACAAGTCGTCAG GTCAGAGCCGGGGCTTCGCCTTCGTCGAGTTTAGTCACTTGCAGGACGCTGCACGATGGATGGAAGCCAATCAG CACTCCCTCAGCATCCTGGGCCAGAAGGTCTCCATGCACTACAGTGACCCCAAACCCAAAATTAATGAGGATTGGCTTTGCAACAAG TGCGGAGTCCAGAACTTCAAACGTCGGGAGAAATGTTTCAAGTGTGGTGTACCCAAGTCAG CCATCATTCTACGAAACCTGAACCCCCATAGCACTATGGACTCGATCCTGGGAGCCCTGGCCCCATATGCTGTGTTGTCCTCCTCCAATGTCCGGGTCATCAAGGATAAGCAGACACAACTGAATCGAGGCTTTGCCTTCATTCAGCTCTCCACCATCGTG GAGGCTGCTCAGTTACTTCAGATCCTCCAGGCCCTCCACCCCCCTCTCACTATTGATGGCAAGACCATCAATGTGGAGTTTGCCAAGGGCTCTAAGAG GGACATGGCCTCCAGTGATGGCAGCCGCATTAATGCTGCTTCTGTTGCCAGCACGGCAATTGCTGCTGCCCAGTGGGCCATCTCACAG GCATCCCAGGGCGGGGAGGGGAGCTGGGCAGCACCTGAGGAGCCAGCAGGAGAATACAACTACTACCACCAAGATGAGACCTATTGTGGCCCCAGCACTGAGGCCACACTCTATGGCCACAGTGGCTACCTGAAAGGTGCCACCAAAGCATTGGGTGTGGCTAGCAGCAAGGGAGATCCTGCTGCAGCAG GCACCGAAGCCACCTTGGAACCCTGTGTACCTGGTGTTGAGGCTGTGCCCCTGATCCAGGCCTTTCCTCGTGCCCAAGCCAGTACCATGACCAGCGTCTATCAGCAGCCAGGGCCCGAGGGGGCCAGTGCCCAGGGCATAGTGCCGAACACCCAG GCCCAGCCCTACACAATCGTGTCCCCCGCCGTGTTGAAGGCTGAGCTCCTCAGCCCAGCTCAGCCGAGTTCGGCACCCCCACCCACTACCAGTCCAGCTGCCCAGGACTCCTACGGCCAGTACC CAATCCCTGATGTCTCCACCTATCAATATGATGAGACGTCAGGCTACTACTATGACCCCCAGACAGGACTCTACTATGACCCAAACTCTCAG TATTATTACAACTCCCAGAGTCAGCAGTACCTTTACTGGGATGGGGAGCGGCGCACCTATGTCCCTGCGCTGGAACAGGTAACTGACGGACACAAGGAGACAGGAGGCACCTTGAAGGAGggcaaagagaagaaggaaaagcacAAGACCAAGACAGCCCAGCAG ATAGCTAAGGATATGGAACGTTGGGCCCGAAGCCTCAACAAGCAGAAGGAAAACTTCAAAAACAGCTTCCAGCCCATCAGCTCTCTGCGAGAGGATGAGCGGCGGGAGTCAGCCACAGCTGATGCTGGCTATGCCATCCTGGAGAAGAAG GGGACGCTGGCCGAGAGACAGCATACCACCATAGAGCTTCCAAAGTTGACGAGCGACGACCGCTTG AGTCCACCCCGGGGGCTGGTGGCTGCCTACAGTGGTGAGAGTGACAGTGAGGAGGAGCCTGAGCGCAACGccgagagagaggagagactcaCAGACTGGCAGAAACTGGCATGTCTCCTCTGCCGACGCCAGTTCCCCAGCAAGGAGGCCCTGATCCGCCACCAGCAGCTTTCTGGGTTGCACAAG caAAACCTGGAGATTCATCGACGGGCTCACTTGTCTGAGAATGAGCTAGAGGCCCTGGAGAAGAGTGACATGGAG ATGAAGTATAGGGACCGGGCAGCAGAGCGTCGAGAGAAGTATGGCATTCCTGAGCCCCCTGAGCCCAAGAAGAGGAAATCTGGGGCTGTGGTTGCTGCCACTGT GGACTTTGAGCAGCCTACCCGAGATGGGCTGGGCAGTGACAACATTGGCAGCCGTATGCTGCAGGCCATGGGTTGGAAGGAGGGCAGCGGGCTAGGTCGCAAGAAGCAAGGCATTATCACTCCCATTGAG GCCCAGACTCGTGTCCGTGGCTCAGGATTGGGGGCACGGGGCAGCTCGTATGGCATCACTGCATCCGAGTCCTACAAGGAGAGCCTGCACAAGACCATGCTGACACGCTTCAACGAGGCCGAGTAA
- the RBM10 gene encoding RNA-binding protein 10 isoform X5, which yields MEYERRGGRGDRTGRYGATDRSLQDDGLDSRSQRDHDYRDMDYRSYPRDFNSQEPRHDYDDSSEEQSAEDSYEASSGSETQQRKRDSPTEPLGFPGDGDYRDQDYRTEQGEEEEEEKASHIIMLRMLPQAAAENDIRAQLQSHGIQAREVRLMRNKSSGQSRGFAFVEFSHLQDAARWMEANQHSLSILGQKVSMHYSDPKPKINEDWLCNKCGVQNFKRREKCFKCGVPKSEAEQKLPLGARLDPQMMPLGGRELSQGLLPLPQPYPAQGLLAPQALSQGSEPTSENANDTIILRNLNPHSTMDSILGALAPYAVLSSSNVRVIKDKQTQLNRGFAFIQLSTIVEAAQLLQILQALHPPLTIDGKTINVEFAKGSKRDMASSDGSRINAASVASTAIAAAQWAISQASQGGEGSWAAPEEPAGEYNYYHQDETYCGPSTEATLYGHSGYLKGATKALGVASSKGDPAAAGTEATLEPCVPGVEAVPLIQAFPRAQASTMTSVYQQPGPEGASAQGIVPNTQAQPYTIVSPAVLKAELLSPAQPSSAPPPTTSPAAQDSYGQYPIPDVSTYQYDETSGYYYDPQTGLYYDPNSQYYYNSQSQQYLYWDGERRTYVPALEQVTDGHKETGGTLKEGKEKKEKHKTKTAQQIAKDMERWARSLNKQKENFKNSFQPISSLREDERRESATADAGYAILEKKGTLAERQHTTIELPKLTSDDRLSPPRGLVAAYSGESDSEEEPERNAEREERLTDWQKLACLLCRRQFPSKEALIRHQQLSGLHKQNLEIHRRAHLSENELEALEKSDMEAQTRVRGSGLGARGSSYGITASESYKESLHKTMLTRFNEAE from the exons ACCGAAGCCTCCAGGATGATGGACTGGACAGCCGCAGTCAGAGAGACCACGATTACCGGGACATGGATTACCGCTCCTATCCCCGGGACTTCAACAGCCAAGAACCCCGCCACGATTATGACGACTCATCTGAGGAGCAGAGTGCAGAG GATTCCTATGAGGCTTCCTCAGGTTCTGAGACACAGCAGCGTAAGCGAGACAGCCCAACTGAGCCCCTGGGCTTCCCTGGAGATGGGGACTACCGGGACCAGGACTATCGAACCGagcaaggggaggaggaggaggaagagaaagccaGTCATATCATCATGCTGAGAATGCTGCCTCAGGCGGCTGCAGAGAACGAC ATCCGAGCACAGCTGCAGTCCCATGGGATCCAGGCCCGGGAAGTACGGCTGATGAGGAACAAGTCGTCAG GTCAGAGCCGGGGCTTCGCCTTCGTCGAGTTTAGTCACTTGCAGGACGCTGCACGATGGATGGAAGCCAATCAG CACTCCCTCAGCATCCTGGGCCAGAAGGTCTCCATGCACTACAGTGACCCCAAACCCAAAATTAATGAGGATTGGCTTTGCAACAAG TGCGGAGTCCAGAACTTCAAACGTCGGGAGAAATGTTTCAAGTGTGGTGTACCCAAGTCAG AGGCTGAGCAGAAGCTGCCACTGGGTGCACGGCTGGATCCACAGATGATGCCTCTGGGTGGCCGGGAGCTGAGCCAGGgcctgctccccctcccccagccctacCCAGCCCAGGGGCTCTTGGCCCCCCAGGCCCTGTCCCAGGGCTCTGAGCCCACTTCGGAAAATGCCAATGACA CCATCATTCTACGAAACCTGAACCCCCATAGCACTATGGACTCGATCCTGGGAGCCCTGGCCCCATATGCTGTGTTGTCCTCCTCCAATGTCCGGGTCATCAAGGATAAGCAGACACAACTGAATCGAGGCTTTGCCTTCATTCAGCTCTCCACCATCGTG GAGGCTGCTCAGTTACTTCAGATCCTCCAGGCCCTCCACCCCCCTCTCACTATTGATGGCAAGACCATCAATGTGGAGTTTGCCAAGGGCTCTAAGAG GGACATGGCCTCCAGTGATGGCAGCCGCATTAATGCTGCTTCTGTTGCCAGCACGGCAATTGCTGCTGCCCAGTGGGCCATCTCACAG GCATCCCAGGGCGGGGAGGGGAGCTGGGCAGCACCTGAGGAGCCAGCAGGAGAATACAACTACTACCACCAAGATGAGACCTATTGTGGCCCCAGCACTGAGGCCACACTCTATGGCCACAGTGGCTACCTGAAAGGTGCCACCAAAGCATTGGGTGTGGCTAGCAGCAAGGGAGATCCTGCTGCAGCAG GCACCGAAGCCACCTTGGAACCCTGTGTACCTGGTGTTGAGGCTGTGCCCCTGATCCAGGCCTTTCCTCGTGCCCAAGCCAGTACCATGACCAGCGTCTATCAGCAGCCAGGGCCCGAGGGGGCCAGTGCCCAGGGCATAGTGCCGAACACCCAG GCCCAGCCCTACACAATCGTGTCCCCCGCCGTGTTGAAGGCTGAGCTCCTCAGCCCAGCTCAGCCGAGTTCGGCACCCCCACCCACTACCAGTCCAGCTGCCCAGGACTCCTACGGCCAGTACC CAATCCCTGATGTCTCCACCTATCAATATGATGAGACGTCAGGCTACTACTATGACCCCCAGACAGGACTCTACTATGACCCAAACTCTCAG TATTATTACAACTCCCAGAGTCAGCAGTACCTTTACTGGGATGGGGAGCGGCGCACCTATGTCCCTGCGCTGGAACAGGTAACTGACGGACACAAGGAGACAGGAGGCACCTTGAAGGAGggcaaagagaagaaggaaaagcacAAGACCAAGACAGCCCAGCAG ATAGCTAAGGATATGGAACGTTGGGCCCGAAGCCTCAACAAGCAGAAGGAAAACTTCAAAAACAGCTTCCAGCCCATCAGCTCTCTGCGAGAGGATGAGCGGCGGGAGTCAGCCACAGCTGATGCTGGCTATGCCATCCTGGAGAAGAAG GGGACGCTGGCCGAGAGACAGCATACCACCATAGAGCTTCCAAAGTTGACGAGCGACGACCGCTTG AGTCCACCCCGGGGGCTGGTGGCTGCCTACAGTGGTGAGAGTGACAGTGAGGAGGAGCCTGAGCGCAACGccgagagagaggagagactcaCAGACTGGCAGAAACTGGCATGTCTCCTCTGCCGACGCCAGTTCCCCAGCAAGGAGGCCCTGATCCGCCACCAGCAGCTTTCTGGGTTGCACAAG caAAACCTGGAGATTCATCGACGGGCTCACTTGTCTGAGAATGAGCTAGAGGCCCTGGAGAAGAGTGACATGGAG GCCCAGACTCGTGTCCGTGGCTCAGGATTGGGGGCACGGGGCAGCTCGTATGGCATCACTGCATCCGAGTCCTACAAGGAGAGCCTGCACAAGACCATGCTGACACGCTTCAACGAGGCCGAGTAA